A single window of Desulfovibrio sp. G11 DNA harbors:
- a CDS encoding radical SAM protein, whose translation MKTVSARIFSLTLPWVLPAAQACALVPVFLPFRGCPVRCVFCAQDVQTGSVSAACPAEAVSGTAFAPRTGTAPAAAAGRASLPSPLPPLPVQPLDVLLHETRGNLERRHTLGLPPAELAFYGGTFTAMPEGDQAACLDLAGLALERGWIRSFRCSTRPDCVTAPVLERLRAAGCRCVELGVQSFSDAALAASSRGYDGATALRACAHVKDAGLALGVQLLPGMPGHAPADFLADVPQALRAGADMLRFYPCLVLEGTALARMWRQGTYSPWPLEATLDLLAQGWLMAQAAHVPVIRMGLAPEAALDGAVLAGPVDRSLGSRVMGRALLLAVRRAVEAAGETSGASCVPVLSELRLPGACQGYIWGTRGELRPAWAGLGLEPKNARFDAACGQTLFLTLTCS comes from the coding sequence ATGAAAACGGTATCTGCCCGAATTTTTTCTTTAACCTTGCCCTGGGTTCTGCCTGCGGCGCAGGCTTGTGCGCTCGTGCCGGTATTTCTTCCTTTCAGGGGTTGCCCGGTGCGTTGCGTTTTTTGTGCGCAGGATGTGCAGACAGGTTCCGTCTCTGCGGCGTGCCCGGCAGAGGCAGTGTCCGGCACTGCTTTTGCGCCGCGGACGGGCACGGCCCCGGCCGCTGCTGCGGGGCGCGCCTCCCTGCCGTCGCCCCTGCCTCCGCTTCCGGTCCAGCCGCTTGATGTCCTGCTGCATGAGACGCGGGGCAACCTTGAGCGCCGCCATACCCTCGGCCTGCCCCCCGCGGAACTGGCTTTTTACGGTGGTACATTTACTGCCATGCCTGAAGGCGATCAGGCCGCCTGTCTTGATCTGGCGGGCCTGGCGCTTGAGCGGGGCTGGATACGTTCCTTCCGCTGCTCCACCCGGCCGGATTGCGTGACCGCGCCGGTACTTGAACGCCTGCGCGCGGCGGGTTGCCGCTGTGTGGAGCTGGGGGTGCAGAGTTTTTCCGATGCGGCGCTGGCCGCATCGTCGCGTGGGTATGACGGAGCTACGGCCCTGCGCGCCTGTGCCCATGTGAAGGATGCGGGGCTGGCGCTGGGGGTTCAGCTTTTGCCGGGCATGCCGGGGCATGCCCCTGCCGATTTTCTGGCTGACGTGCCACAGGCCCTGCGCGCCGGAGCGGACATGCTGCGCTTCTACCCCTGTCTGGTGCTCGAAGGTACGGCCCTTGCTCGTATGTGGCGGCAGGGGACATACAGCCCGTGGCCGCTTGAGGCGACGCTGGACCTGCTGGCGCAGGGCTGGCTGATGGCTCAGGCTGCCCATGTGCCTGTGATACGTATGGGACTCGCCCCTGAAGCCGCTCTGGACGGAGCTGTGCTGGCCGGGCCTGTTGACCGGTCTTTGGGCAGCCGCGTTATGGGGCGCGCCCTGCTGCTCGCCGTACGCCGTGCCGTGGAAGCGGCGGGTGAAACTTCCGGGGCGTCCTGCGTTCCCGTTCTTTCGGAGCTGCGCCTGCCGGGGGCCTGCCAGGGATACATATGGGGAACGCGGGGCGAGTTGCGCCCTGCCTGGGCCGGCCTGGGGCTTGAGCCGAAAAATGCGCGTTTTGATGCCGCCTGCGGGCAGACCCTCTTTTTGACCCTCACCTGTTCCTGA
- a CDS encoding methyl-accepting chemotaxis protein produces the protein MKMGIMSKMMLNILVPSMLGLTAVCVFSYWRAETSLTQQIAHELNTVIDKQVHGLATVQQMTRGLMKTSAESNHVKNALLRRGSSQSVMEVVYDGDLASSGSEDVQNVLDDLTEHFGIVDGAGLLDLDGKVAFHTTRELVGRNMGERRSVNVALQGNMGFENIPNHAGELATIVTTPVMKDGKTQGVLYAYMSLPRLSAGTTDTIKIGKDGFCAVYDSEGRVLMHPDKSLIGTDGSNQPHVRAALGNGNGRVVYDHNDTEMVAYYRHMPESNWHVVLVGDRDELLEPARNLLKENMLMGGVAILVVGCIIIVVARGIARSIKAGENYVQAVAGGNFNPSPQEETELAQAARRGDEIGGLSQGIQGMVGKLRSLFSESEEKNHQAEIAKTEAEEAMGEAQEARKQAENARQEGMLAAAGQLEAVAGIISSASTQLSAQIEQSDRSAAESSQRLSEAATAMNQMNATVQEVAHNAAAASSASRETKEKAHAGAQIVEQAVRSIEAVRHVSEELKSDMAELGDHAQSITRIMNVISDIADQTNLLALNAAIEAARAGDAGRGFAVVADEVRKLAEKTMASTHDVSAAIQAIQNSTAKSMSSADNAVNQIAQATNYASESGQALREIVATVEGTSDQVNAIATASEEQSAASDEINQSIVQVNEMSRQSAVAMAEATQAVAELAAQAHTLKNLIAQMKLG, from the coding sequence ATGAAAATGGGAATCATGAGCAAAATGATGCTCAACATTTTGGTTCCGTCCATGCTGGGGCTGACCGCGGTTTGCGTTTTCAGCTATTGGCGGGCGGAGACATCGCTGACACAGCAGATAGCACATGAGCTGAATACGGTTATCGACAAGCAGGTGCATGGCCTTGCCACTGTGCAGCAAATGACGCGCGGTCTCATGAAGACCAGCGCCGAGTCCAATCACGTTAAAAATGCCTTGCTCCGCCGTGGTTCTTCACAGTCGGTGATGGAGGTTGTCTACGACGGCGATCTGGCATCTTCTGGATCAGAAGACGTGCAGAACGTCCTTGACGACCTGACGGAGCACTTCGGCATCGTGGATGGTGCCGGCCTGCTTGATCTTGATGGAAAGGTGGCCTTTCATACCACAAGGGAGCTTGTGGGCCGGAATATGGGCGAGCGACGATCCGTAAATGTGGCTCTTCAGGGAAATATGGGTTTTGAAAACATACCCAATCACGCGGGAGAGCTTGCCACCATAGTTACGACTCCGGTCATGAAGGACGGCAAAACCCAAGGTGTGCTCTATGCCTATATGAGCCTGCCCCGCCTGAGCGCCGGGACCACGGATACCATAAAGATCGGAAAAGACGGTTTTTGCGCGGTTTATGACAGCGAGGGCAGGGTGCTCATGCACCCCGACAAGAGCCTGATCGGCACTGACGGCAGCAATCAGCCTCATGTCAGGGCGGCTCTGGGCAACGGCAACGGCCGGGTGGTTTACGATCATAACGATACCGAAATGGTGGCCTATTATCGGCACATGCCGGAAAGCAACTGGCACGTGGTGCTGGTGGGCGACAGAGACGAACTGCTGGAACCTGCCAGAAATCTTCTGAAAGAAAATATGCTTATGGGCGGTGTCGCTATTCTCGTGGTCGGCTGCATCATCATCGTTGTGGCCCGGGGTATTGCGCGTTCCATCAAGGCCGGTGAAAACTATGTGCAGGCCGTTGCCGGGGGGAACTTCAATCCTTCACCGCAGGAAGAAACGGAGCTGGCACAGGCAGCCAGACGCGGTGACGAGATAGGCGGCCTTTCGCAGGGCATTCAGGGTATGGTAGGCAAGCTGCGCAGTCTGTTTAGCGAAAGCGAGGAAAAGAATCACCAGGCTGAGATTGCCAAAACAGAAGCCGAAGAAGCCATGGGAGAAGCCCAGGAGGCGCGTAAACAGGCGGAAAACGCCCGGCAGGAGGGCATGCTGGCCGCCGCCGGGCAACTGGAAGCCGTGGCGGGGATTATTTCTTCCGCGTCTACACAGCTTTCTGCCCAGATTGAACAGTCCGACCGCAGTGCCGCCGAATCATCCCAGCGTCTTTCCGAGGCGGCTACGGCCATGAACCAGATGAATGCCACAGTTCAGGAAGTGGCGCATAATGCGGCTGCTGCTTCGTCGGCATCAAGAGAAACCAAGGAAAAGGCCCATGCCGGCGCCCAGATTGTAGAACAGGCCGTACGCAGCATAGAGGCGGTACGGCATGTGTCGGAAGAGCTGAAAAGCGATATGGCCGAGCTTGGCGATCATGCTCAGAGCATTACGCGCATCATGAATGTCATTTCAGATATCGCAGACCAGACCAATCTGCTGGCGCTCAACGCGGCCATTGAAGCCGCCCGCGCCGGTGATGCCGGAAGGGGTTTTGCGGTGGTGGCCGACGAAGTACGCAAGCTGGCTGAAAAAACTATGGCTTCCACCCATGATGTCAGTGCGGCTATCCAGGCCATACAGAACAGTACGGCAAAAAGTATGAGTTCGGCAGACAATGCCGTAAACCAGATCGCGCAGGCCACAAATTACGCCAGCGAGTCTGGCCAGGCCTTGCGGGAAATCGTGGCTACTGTGGAAGGCACGTCGGATCAGGTCAATGCTATAGCCACCGCCAGTGAAGAGCAGTCAGCCGCCAGTGATGAAATCAATCAGAGCATTGTGCAGGTGAACGAGATGTCGCGGCAAAGTGCTGTGGCTATGGCCGAGGCCACGCAGGCTGTGGCCGAACTGGCGGCTCAGGCGCACACGCTCAAGAACCTCATCGCACAGATGAAGCTCGGTTAG
- the zraS gene encoding two-component system sensor histidine kinase ZraS, with protein MTSAHNNPDGESRKEPPQGWGGLELYASMKGMRGVSRTPLGLLMGGAALVLALMISLLAYISIERSEAAMARLLAEKGSSLIIAFESILRSGMRSEAGVRLQVLLEEMAASPGIVFVSVTMPDGIIVAHSNRVRLGEILKVEDREMDETRMRDLNPGMLAQWGIMQMEGQRVFVVYRQFSPGMADMPRGYPVPIIFLGLEISPFEITRSQNRDYVAMLSSVTLLVGLACLLALYYAERARESRQQQRKAEVEVRRLEAEVRRKEKLAAVGNLAAGVAHEIRNPLSSIKGYATYFGQRFPEGSEDRAAANVMVSEVDRLNRVIMDLIGLSRPSDVCPRPGRLADVVEHVMRLIRQDAEKRGVEVECRVAPGVPLAMVDPERMGQALLNLCLNALDAMPEGGRLTFAVTWHKKGVCLMVRDTGVGIVPRQLPHVFDPYFTTKGQGTGLGLAMVHKIVEAHNGEISVTSRQAQSGAAGETIFRIWLPEAPPATPPFVERRKRKRL; from the coding sequence ATGACCTCGGCACACAACAACCCGGACGGCGAAAGCCGGAAAGAGCCGCCCCAGGGTTGGGGAGGACTTGAGCTTTACGCATCCATGAAGGGGATGCGGGGCGTTTCACGTACGCCCCTCGGCTTGCTTATGGGCGGCGCGGCCCTTGTGCTGGCTCTCATGATCAGCCTGCTGGCCTATATATCCATCGAGCGCAGCGAGGCTGCCATGGCCCGATTGCTCGCGGAAAAAGGCTCTTCCCTCATTATTGCCTTTGAAAGCATTTTGCGCTCCGGCATGCGCAGCGAGGCGGGCGTGCGCCTGCAGGTGCTGCTGGAAGAAATGGCGGCAAGCCCAGGCATTGTTTTTGTTTCCGTAACCATGCCTGACGGCATTATTGTGGCGCACAGCAACCGTGTGCGCCTTGGAGAAATACTGAAAGTTGAAGACAGGGAGATGGACGAGACCCGTATGCGTGACCTGAACCCGGGCATGCTGGCCCAATGGGGCATCATGCAAATGGAGGGGCAGCGCGTTTTTGTGGTGTACCGCCAGTTTTCCCCCGGCATGGCCGACATGCCCAGAGGCTATCCTGTGCCGATCATTTTTCTCGGGCTGGAGATTTCGCCTTTTGAAATCACGCGCAGCCAGAACCGGGACTATGTGGCCATGCTTTCGTCCGTGACCCTTCTGGTGGGTCTGGCCTGTCTGTTGGCGCTGTATTATGCCGAACGGGCGCGCGAATCGCGCCAGCAGCAACGCAAGGCCGAAGTCGAGGTGCGCCGTCTTGAAGCCGAGGTGCGCCGCAAGGAAAAGCTGGCTGCTGTGGGCAATCTGGCCGCCGGGGTGGCTCACGAGATCCGCAATCCCTTGAGTTCCATTAAGGGCTATGCCACCTATTTCGGCCAGCGCTTTCCTGAGGGCAGCGAAGACCGCGCCGCGGCCAATGTGATGGTTAGCGAGGTCGACAGGCTCAACCGCGTCATTATGGATCTTATCGGCCTTTCACGGCCGAGCGATGTCTGCCCCCGGCCCGGGCGTCTTGCCGATGTGGTGGAACACGTTATGCGCCTTATCCGGCAGGATGCAGAAAAACGCGGTGTTGAGGTGGAATGCCGGGTGGCCCCGGGCGTACCACTGGCTATGGTCGATCCGGAACGTATGGGGCAGGCCCTGCTGAATCTTTGCCTCAACGCGCTGGACGCCATGCCGGAGGGCGGACGGCTCACCTTTGCCGTGACGTGGCATAAAAAAGGCGTATGTCTTATGGTGCGGGATACGGGCGTGGGGATTGTTCCCCGGCAGTTGCCGCATGTCTTTGACCCCTACTTCACGACCAAGGGGCAAGGAACCGGTCTTGGGCTGGCCATGGTCCACAAGATCGTGGAGGCGCATAACGGCGAGATCAGCGTTACTTCCCGTCAGGCGCAGTCCGGCGCGGCGGGCGAAACCATCTTTCGAATCTGGCTGCCGGAGGCGCCTCCGGCAACACCGCCTTTTGTGGAACGCAGAAAGAGAAAGCGTCTGTGA
- a CDS encoding periplasmic heavy metal sensor produces the protein MRKTSFLLTFLCGMLLPAHSPAQNQQGEALPPPAMRTAMSTQDVWLDYLPPSQRMKAQRIMEEYRPKVRDLRQRIFSKKSELEELSYNRNTSPDTLPRLGRELQVLRDELQALLIHADQRMRREVGIPLGTLASRGCSMEFTSKDTIEGVQ, from the coding sequence ATGCGAAAGACTTCTTTCTTACTGACCTTTCTGTGCGGCATGCTGCTGCCCGCGCATTCTCCCGCGCAAAACCAGCAGGGCGAGGCACTTCCCCCTCCTGCAATGCGCACGGCCATGAGCACGCAGGACGTGTGGCTGGATTACCTGCCGCCAAGCCAGCGCATGAAGGCCCAGCGCATTATGGAAGAGTACCGCCCCAAGGTGCGGGACTTGCGGCAGCGTATTTTCTCCAAAAAAAGCGAACTGGAAGAACTCAGCTATAACCGCAACACATCGCCTGACACCCTGCCCCGCCTTGGCCGCGAACTGCAGGTGCTGCGCGACGAATTGCAGGCCCTGCTCATTCACGCGGACCAGCGCATGCGACGTGAAGTGGGTATTCCCCTGGGGACCCTTGCCAGCAGGGGATGCAGCATGGAGTTCACCTCAAAAGACACCATAGAAGGAGTCCAATAG
- a CDS encoding IS1595 family transposase: MTMKNKYILRSKISEAKFRQLVRLFCVDLTATQLAQVAGLNRNTVNRLLQGVRERIALACEAESPVSGEVEVDESYFGARRVRGLRGRGARGKTIVFGLFKRQGRVYTEIVPDCSRATLQGIIRGRVDPESVIHSDGWRGYNGLVDLGYQKHYRVQHGENEFANEHSHINGIESFWAFAKTRLVRFRGMQKHTFYFHLKECEFRFNHRGEDLYKIVLKMCREFPLS, from the coding sequence ATGACAATGAAAAACAAATACATTCTTCGTTCTAAAATTTCTGAGGCAAAATTCCGTCAACTTGTCAGGCTTTTTTGTGTGGATTTAACAGCCACTCAACTTGCTCAGGTCGCAGGATTAAACCGCAACACTGTGAACCGCCTGCTTCAAGGAGTACGTGAACGCATTGCCCTTGCCTGCGAAGCTGAATCTCCTGTTTCCGGGGAGGTTGAAGTTGATGAAAGTTATTTTGGCGCTCGCCGGGTTCGAGGCCTCCGAGGACGGGGAGCCAGAGGTAAAACTATTGTCTTTGGCTTGTTTAAAAGGCAAGGTCGCGTGTACACTGAAATCGTTCCAGATTGCTCCAGAGCCACCTTGCAAGGTATTATCCGTGGACGGGTTGACCCGGAAAGCGTCATTCATTCTGACGGCTGGCGCGGCTACAATGGCCTGGTAGATCTTGGCTACCAGAAGCATTACCGTGTGCAGCACGGCGAGAATGAATTTGCCAATGAACATAGCCACATTAACGGGATAGAAAGCTTTTGGGCTTTCGCGAAAACGCGCTTGGTTCGGTTCAGAGGCATGCAGAAACATACGTTTTATTTCCATTTGAAAGAATGCGAGTTTCGGTTTAATCATAGAGGCGAAGATTTATACAAAATCGTCCTCAAAATGTGCAGAGAATTTCCTCTGTCCTAG